Proteins found in one Bacillus thermozeamaize genomic segment:
- a CDS encoding transcriptional regulator, which produces MAGHSKWKNIQHRKGKQDQLRGRLFTKISREIFVATRLGGGNPDTNGRLKAAIQKARAANMPQENIERTIKKALGELEGVQYEEITYEGYGPGGAAVMVEVLTDNRNRSAAEVRHVFSKRGGNLGETGCVSWMFERKGLLVVDKDFAAHDEDALMMLALEAGAEDFRTDEKGYEIITSPDDFQTVYDALEKEGFRFSTAEVTYLPQNTVHLTGEEAHKMMLLLEALEELDDVQNVYSNVEIDEGEA; this is translated from the coding sequence ATGGCCGGACACTCGAAGTGGAAAAACATCCAACACCGGAAGGGCAAGCAGGATCAACTGCGCGGGCGCCTGTTCACGAAGATTTCCCGGGAGATTTTTGTCGCCACCCGTCTGGGCGGCGGCAACCCGGACACCAACGGACGCTTGAAGGCGGCCATCCAAAAAGCGCGTGCAGCCAACATGCCGCAGGAGAACATTGAACGGACGATCAAAAAAGCGCTGGGTGAGCTGGAGGGCGTCCAGTATGAGGAGATTACATACGAGGGGTATGGTCCCGGAGGCGCGGCCGTGATGGTGGAGGTGCTGACGGACAATCGCAATCGCTCTGCCGCCGAAGTGCGCCATGTGTTTTCCAAGCGGGGCGGGAACCTCGGTGAGACGGGATGCGTGAGCTGGATGTTTGAACGCAAAGGGCTGCTGGTGGTCGACAAGGATTTTGCGGCGCATGATGAAGATGCGTTGATGATGCTGGCGCTGGAGGCCGGGGCGGAGGATTTCCGGACGGATGAAAAGGGTTATGAGATCATCACCAGCCCCGATGATTTTCAAACGGTGTATGACGCGTTGGAGAAGGAGGGATTCCGCTTTTCGACGGCGGAAGTGACCTATCTGCCGCAAAACACGGTGCACCTGACCGGGGAAGAAGCGCATAAAATGATGTTGCTGCTGGAGGCTTTGGAAGAACTGGACGACGTACAGAATGTCTACAGCAACGTGGAAATCGACGAAGGGGAAGCGTAG
- a CDS encoding NAD(+) synthase, producing the protein MDRFSAYLRAFEERVEEEIARRVSFIRRIVQESRAEGVVVGISGGLDSAVTAALCVRALGAEKVVGIWMPAYSQAVHEDDARALAEAIGLNLWTVDLGAAFDRLMEVIQQIQPLSDLAKGNTKARLRMTTLYAVANERRYLVADTCNRSELYVGYMTKGGDAVADFNPLASLTKHEVRRMGVALGVPDSILNKPPSADLWAGQTDEQEMGFTYEDLDRYLITGEGDPNVIERIETLHQRSAHKRKPMPMI; encoded by the coding sequence ATGGATCGGTTTTCTGCCTATTTGCGGGCGTTTGAGGAACGGGTGGAAGAAGAGATTGCAAGGAGAGTTTCCTTTATCCGCCGGATCGTGCAGGAAAGCCGCGCTGAAGGCGTTGTCGTGGGCATTTCCGGCGGTCTGGACAGCGCGGTCACGGCGGCGTTGTGCGTGCGTGCCCTTGGCGCGGAGAAGGTGGTGGGGATCTGGATGCCGGCTTATTCCCAGGCTGTCCACGAAGACGACGCGCGGGCCCTTGCAGAAGCGATCGGGTTAAACTTGTGGACGGTGGATCTGGGGGCGGCCTTTGACCGGTTGATGGAAGTCATCCAGCAGATCCAGCCGCTGTCGGACCTGGCCAAGGGGAATACCAAGGCGCGCCTGCGGATGACCACCCTGTATGCCGTCGCCAATGAGCGCCGTTATTTGGTCGCCGATACGTGCAATCGAAGTGAGCTGTATGTCGGTTACATGACCAAGGGCGGCGATGCGGTGGCTGACTTCAATCCGCTGGCCAGTTTGACCAAGCACGAAGTCAGACGCATGGGCGTGGCGCTGGGTGTTCCCGATTCGATTCTGAACAAGCCGCCCAGCGCGGATCTCTGGGCCGGGCAGACGGATGAGCAGGAGATGGGTTTTACCTACGAGGATCTGGATCGGTACTTGATCACAGGAGAAGGAGACCCAAACGTGATCGAGCGCATTGAAACCTTGCACCAGCGTTCTGCGCACAAGCGCAAACCCATGCCGATGATTTGA